From Thermosipho affectus, a single genomic window includes:
- a CDS encoding B12-binding domain-containing radical SAM protein: MRKPRKKDDFLEYSHVKKFSDSEKRFKEFMGNQGVALVFPNNYTVAASSLSWSWVQQLFWESGIYPERYFYEKWFRKFYSVESFKPLDENRILLFSLHFELDFENILDILKKLGIPLLANERDEDSPVIVIGGAITFFNEELIKPIADVIIVGDLEDKVKEVSEGIRILLKSRKEGLEYFKRLKWEDKVTNFDIGKKLPVSHFVTRFSEFGEKKLLEIGRGCIRRCNFCVMGYNKKPVKFVHPNVIEEFLKNETYPIGIISATITDYPWLDELLDILEGYNIKFSVSSMRADGISERLLRLLKDSGQKSFTIAPEGVSQRIRNLMLKDIDEDDLLFALDIGRKVSFNSIKMYYIVGVGEELSDFVELKSFLEKVKKMGYKSITLSVNPLIPKKKTPFYGREFISNGEYNKIRKWMKESLKGIRINFESYKLSKKQYEFNVMSEKEIVDYIKKRF; encoded by the coding sequence TTGAGGAAGCCACGTAAAAAAGATGATTTTCTAGAATATTCACATGTTAAAAAATTTAGTGATTCTGAAAAAAGATTCAAAGAATTTATGGGCAACCAGGGGGTTGCCTTAGTTTTTCCAAATAATTATACAGTAGCTGCATCATCTCTTTCGTGGAGTTGGGTGCAACAACTATTTTGGGAAAGTGGTATATACCCAGAGCGTTATTTCTATGAAAAGTGGTTTAGAAAATTTTATTCCGTTGAATCTTTTAAACCGTTAGATGAAAATAGAATTTTGTTATTTTCTCTGCATTTTGAGCTTGATTTTGAGAATATTTTGGATATTTTAAAAAAACTTGGAATACCATTGCTTGCCAATGAGAGAGATGAAGATTCACCAGTTATTGTGATTGGTGGAGCAATTACATTTTTTAACGAAGAGTTGATTAAACCCATTGCAGATGTAATAATTGTTGGAGATTTAGAAGATAAGGTTAAAGAAGTTTCAGAGGGAATTCGAATTTTATTAAAAAGTAGGAAAGAAGGATTGGAATATTTTAAAAGATTAAAATGGGAAGATAAAGTGACAAACTTTGATATTGGAAAAAAACTCCCTGTTTCTCATTTTGTAACACGATTTTCCGAATTTGGTGAAAAAAAGCTTCTAGAAATTGGTAGGGGATGTATTAGAAGATGCAATTTTTGTGTGATGGGGTATAATAAAAAGCCGGTAAAGTTTGTACATCCAAATGTTATAGAAGAATTTTTAAAAAATGAAACTTATCCAATTGGAATAATTAGTGCTACAATAACAGATTATCCATGGTTGGATGAATTATTGGATATTTTAGAGGGATATAATATAAAGTTTTCCGTTTCATCTATGAGGGCGGATGGTATCTCTGAGAGACTGTTGAGATTGTTAAAAGATAGTGGTCAAAAAAGCTTTACCATTGCACCTGAAGGGGTTTCACAAAGAATTAGAAATTTAATGTTGAAGGATATAGATGAGGATGATTTGTTATTTGCACTTGATATTGGAAGAAAAGTAAGTTTTAACAGTATAAAGATGTATTATATAGTTGGTGTAGGTGAGGAATTATCTGATTTTGTAGAATTAAAGTCTTTTTTAGAGAAAGTAAAAAAAATGGGGTATAAATCAATAACTTTAAGTGTTAATCCTTTGATTCCAAAGAAAAAAACCCCATTTTATGGTAGGGAATTTATTAGTAATGGGGAATATAATAAAATAAGGAAGTGGATGAAGGAGAGTCTAAAAGGAATAAGAATAAACTTTGAAAGTTATAAACTTTCAAAAAAACAATATGAATTTAATGTTATGTCTGAAAAGGAAATTGTTGATTATATAAAAAAAAGATTTTAA
- a CDS encoding thioesterase family protein: MLWRKIEGISKTIEFVPDDSYIWDEDDEMRNYHFVSTSGIIKQFVRVGYEILLEVLPEDLISVVLSVKVKQIFPVMVGDKLVLGVRVTKIDGNYIYFSGILTKDNKKVAEAEFVRVVVSRNYLRRKAVEEAT; encoded by the coding sequence GTGTTGTGGAGGAAGATAGAGGGGATAAGTAAAACTATAGAGTTTGTTCCCGATGATTCTTATATTTGGGACGAAGATGATGAAATGAGAAATTATCATTTTGTTTCAACTTCCGGTATTATTAAACAATTTGTAAGAGTGGGATATGAAATTTTATTAGAAGTATTACCAGAAGATTTGATTTCAGTTGTTTTGAGTGTGAAGGTAAAACAAATATTTCCCGTGATGGTTGGTGATAAATTGGTTTTGGGAGTTAGAGTTACGAAAATTGATGGAAATTATATATATTTTTCTGGAATTTTGACGAAAGATAATAAAAAAGTCGCTGAGGCAGAATTTGTTAGGGTTGTAGTTTCAAGAAATTATCTTAGGAGGAAAGCAGTTGAGGAAGCCACGTAA
- the ftsH gene encoding ATP-dependent zinc metalloprotease FtsH, giving the protein MNKGIGSIIVGLLIILSIFWILEGVFFNSNTSETSMRYSDFVKRLESDTGDIAEVTIKDDGSVILRTISGKRYNVYAPWVKYDMDLINKMVNKGIIVNGEKSVDSSFWVNIVGNLLFFILMLFMFSFLIKGLGGKNNQAFTFTKSRAEKVVPGKKKITFKDVAGVDEAVEELQEIVDFLKNPGKFNKIGARMPKGVLLVGPPGTGKTLLARAVAGEANVPFFHISGSDFVELFVGVGAARVRDLFNQAKSNAPCIVFIDEIDAVGRHRGAGLGGGHDEREQTLNQLLVEMDGFDVKEGIVVMAATNRPDILDPALLRPGRFDKKVVVDPPDVKGREEILKIHLRGKPISEDVDVKILAKRTTGFVGADLENLVNEAALLAARDGRVQMTMDDFEEAIDRVIAGPARKSRLISNKQKEIVAYHELGHAIVGTELPNSDPVHKVSIIPRGYKALGFTLHLPAEDKYLISKNELMDNITALLGGRAAEEIVFHDITSGAANDIERATEIARKMVCELGMSDNFGPLAWGKTEQEVFLGKEITRMRNYSEEVAKLIDSEVQNIVNTCYNRAKEILNKHREKLDELAQILLEREEISGEELRKLLKGDDSVVEEDRGDK; this is encoded by the coding sequence TTGAATAAAGGAATTGGATCAATAATTGTAGGGCTTTTAATAATTTTAAGTATTTTTTGGATACTTGAGGGGGTGTTTTTCAACAGTAATACCTCAGAAACATCTATGAGGTATAGTGATTTTGTTAAAAGACTAGAATCAGATACCGGTGATATTGCAGAAGTTACGATAAAAGATGATGGAAGTGTAATATTAAGAACTATTTCTGGAAAGAGGTATAACGTTTATGCGCCATGGGTTAAATACGATATGGACCTTATTAATAAAATGGTTAATAAGGGAATAATCGTAAATGGTGAAAAAAGTGTAGATAGTTCTTTTTGGGTTAATATTGTAGGAAATTTACTATTTTTCATTTTAATGCTTTTTATGTTTAGCTTTTTAATAAAGGGATTAGGAGGAAAAAATAATCAGGCGTTTACTTTTACCAAAAGTAGAGCCGAAAAGGTGGTTCCAGGTAAGAAAAAGATAACCTTTAAAGATGTTGCAGGTGTGGACGAAGCAGTTGAAGAATTACAGGAAATAGTTGACTTTTTAAAGAATCCTGGAAAATTTAACAAAATAGGTGCAAGGATGCCTAAAGGAGTTTTGCTTGTTGGACCTCCGGGAACTGGAAAAACATTGCTTGCAAGAGCAGTAGCGGGAGAAGCAAATGTGCCTTTCTTTCATATAAGTGGTTCTGATTTTGTGGAGTTATTTGTTGGTGTAGGTGCAGCAAGAGTTAGGGACTTGTTTAACCAAGCAAAATCTAATGCACCGTGTATTGTGTTTATCGATGAAATAGATGCCGTTGGAAGACATAGGGGAGCTGGACTTGGTGGTGGACATGATGAAAGGGAGCAAACGTTAAATCAACTTTTGGTGGAAATGGACGGGTTTGACGTAAAAGAAGGAATAGTCGTGATGGCGGCAACGAATAGACCAGATATATTAGATCCCGCTCTTTTAAGACCGGGAAGATTTGATAAAAAAGTAGTGGTGGACCCACCAGATGTAAAAGGAAGGGAAGAAATTTTAAAAATACATCTTAGGGGTAAACCTATATCTGAAGATGTAGATGTAAAGATTTTGGCAAAAAGGACGACGGGATTTGTTGGGGCGGATTTGGAAAATCTCGTTAATGAAGCAGCACTTCTTGCAGCAAGAGATGGTAGGGTACAAATGACTATGGATGATTTTGAAGAAGCTATTGATAGGGTGATTGCTGGCCCTGCAAGAAAATCGAGATTGATTTCGAATAAGCAAAAGGAAATTGTTGCGTATCATGAATTAGGGCACGCCATAGTCGGAACAGAATTACCAAATTCTGACCCGGTTCATAAGGTGTCTATAATACCTAGGGGTTATAAAGCGTTGGGATTTACATTGCATCTTCCCGCAGAGGATAAGTACCTTATTAGTAAAAACGAACTAATGGATAATATAACAGCTTTGTTGGGAGGAAGGGCGGCAGAAGAAATAGTTTTTCATGATATAACAAGTGGTGCAGCAAATGATATTGAGAGAGCAACGGAAATAGCAAGAAAAATGGTTTGTGAACTTGGTATGAGTGATAACTTTGGACCACTTGCTTGGGGAAAGACGGAACAAGAAGTATTTTTGGGGAAAGAAATTACAAGGATGAGAAATTACAGTGAAGAAGTTGCGAAATTAATTGATAGTGAAGTGCAAAATATCGTAAACACATGTTATAACAGGGCAAAAGAAATATTAAATAAACATAGAGAAAAATTAGATGAACTTGCTCAAATTTTGTTAGAAAGAGAAGAAATTAGTGGAGAAGAGTTAAGGAAGTTACTTAAGGGGGATGATAGTGTTGTGGAGGAAGATAGAGGGGATAAGTAA
- the tilS gene encoding tRNA lysidine(34) synthetase TilS, producing MLSIESFIEKINDYSVITENDKILVAVSGGVDSMTLLYILNEIKEKIGIEIFCATIDHGIRKESKNEVIFVKKFCERLNIPCFTSSIDALGYAKENKLTLEEAARKLRYSILRNFKKKLGVKKIAVAHNLNDLVENVLFRISRGTGPFGIYGMKPVSGDIIRPLLFYTRFEIESFAKENNIDFVVDKTNYDVKYTRNFIRHEIVPKFKKINPAFEGAVFRFVENLWELEKFVDKKINLESVPLLNGILFKIPDDDYVLIEFVRRQTLKHYGIAPDKEKLDRLKKNLSKTSFKVSFWGNYGVEISYGYGFLGDFLSRKFRYEINAPQEIYVEPFNIKIGKNDKDGIIFNKSSFVIRNWEFGDKIKGGKKLKEMFVRKKIPSFIRRIIPVFVDNETVFFVPGVYVDKESVSKEGLSVNVKGGLLF from the coding sequence GTGTTATCGATAGAGAGTTTTATCGAGAAGATAAACGATTATAGTGTTATCACGGAAAATGATAAGATTTTGGTTGCTGTTTCAGGTGGTGTGGATTCTATGACTTTGTTATACATATTAAATGAGATAAAAGAAAAAATAGGAATAGAAATTTTTTGTGCAACGATTGATCATGGTATAAGGAAGGAATCTAAAAATGAGGTAATTTTTGTGAAAAAATTTTGTGAGAGGTTAAATATTCCATGTTTTACATCAAGCATTGATGCATTAGGTTATGCAAAAGAGAATAAATTGACACTTGAAGAAGCTGCAAGAAAGTTAAGATATAGCATTTTGAGAAACTTTAAGAAAAAATTAGGAGTAAAAAAGATTGCAGTTGCACATAATTTGAATGATTTAGTTGAAAATGTACTTTTTAGAATTTCACGGGGGACTGGTCCATTTGGAATTTATGGAATGAAACCTGTAAGTGGAGATATAATTAGACCTTTACTTTTTTATACAAGATTTGAAATAGAATCTTTTGCAAAAGAAAATAACATAGATTTTGTGGTAGATAAAACAAATTACGATGTAAAATACACAAGAAATTTTATAAGACATGAGATAGTCCCAAAGTTTAAAAAAATAAATCCGGCATTTGAAGGAGCTGTTTTTAGATTTGTAGAGAATTTATGGGAATTGGAAAAGTTCGTGGATAAAAAAATAAATTTAGAGAGTGTACCACTTTTAAATGGAATACTTTTTAAGATACCAGATGATGATTATGTTTTAATTGAATTTGTAAGAAGACAGACATTAAAACACTATGGAATTGCCCCTGATAAGGAAAAGCTTGATAGGCTGAAGAAAAATCTTTCCAAAACAAGTTTTAAAGTTAGTTTTTGGGGAAATTATGGAGTGGAAATATCGTATGGGTATGGTTTTTTGGGTGATTTTTTAAGTAGAAAATTTCGTTACGAAATAAATGCTCCACAGGAAATTTATGTAGAACCTTTTAATATAAAAATTGGAAAAAATGACAAAGATGGTATAATATTTAATAAGAGTTCTTTTGTTATAAGAAATTGGGAGTTTGGAGATAAGATAAAAGGGGGTAAAAAGTTAAAGGAAATGTTTGTGAGGAAAAAGATCCCATCATTTATTAGGAGAATTATACCCGTTTTTGTGGATAATGAAACGGTGTTTTTTGTTCCAGGTGTTTACGTTGATAAAGAAAGTGTCTCTAAAGAAGGATTATCTGTGAATGTGAAAGGAGGTTTATTATTTTGA
- a CDS encoding M42 family metallopeptidase codes for MKELIKKLTETHSPSGREEKIRKVILSELEGYIDGYKVDKLGNLIVWKNGSSGKKILLDAHMDEIGVVVTNIDDNGFLKIDMVGGVSPYTIFRSKVRFGNVVGIVDVEGETGQILAENIKNMSFDKIYVDIGAKSKEEAEKICPIGTFGTFDGYFVENGDYFISKSMDDRIGCAVIIEVFKKLKNTKNSVYGVFAVQEEVGIIGARVAGYDIDPDVAIAIDVTAAGDTPKANKRVSMKLGSGACIKVKDGYSISDKEMVNVLRDLAEKYNIPYQMEVLIYGGTDARGYQNTKAGIPSATISIATRYIHTPNEMVHKKDVEATIELILKYVEEGI; via the coding sequence ATGAAAGAATTAATAAAAAAACTTACCGAAACACATAGTCCAAGCGGTCGAGAAGAGAAAATTAGAAAAGTAATCCTCTCTGAGCTAGAAGGTTACATCGACGGTTATAAAGTAGATAAATTGGGAAATTTAATTGTCTGGAAAAACGGTTCATCTGGCAAAAAAATACTTTTAGATGCACATATGGACGAGATTGGGGTAGTAGTAACAAACATAGATGATAACGGATTTTTAAAAATTGACATGGTGGGTGGTGTATCACCTTATACGATCTTTCGTTCAAAAGTTAGATTTGGTAATGTTGTAGGTATAGTTGATGTTGAAGGAGAAACAGGTCAAATTTTAGCGGAAAACATAAAAAATATGTCCTTTGACAAAATATACGTAGATATAGGGGCAAAGTCAAAGGAAGAAGCAGAAAAAATTTGTCCTATAGGAACTTTTGGAACCTTTGATGGATACTTCGTTGAAAACGGCGATTATTTCATCTCAAAATCAATGGATGATAGAATTGGTTGCGCAGTAATAATAGAAGTGTTTAAAAAACTTAAAAATACAAAAAATTCGGTATATGGAGTATTTGCAGTGCAAGAAGAAGTTGGAATAATAGGCGCAAGAGTTGCGGGCTATGATATTGATCCAGATGTGGCTATAGCAATTGATGTTACCGCCGCAGGTGATACTCCAAAAGCAAATAAAAGAGTATCAATGAAATTGGGAAGTGGAGCATGTATAAAGGTAAAGGACGGATATTCAATTAGTGATAAAGAAATGGTAAACGTATTAAGAGATCTTGCAGAAAAATACAATATACCATATCAAATGGAAGTTTTAATTTACGGTGGAACAGATGCACGTGGATATCAAAACACAAAAGCAGGTATTCCAAGTGCAACTATTTCTATTGCCACAAGGTATATTCACACACCAAACGAAATGGTACACAAAAAGGATGTAGAAGCCACTATTGAGTTGATTTTGAAATACGTAGAGGAGGGAATTTAA
- a CDS encoding undecaprenyl-diphosphate phosphatase has translation MEIILGIIQGLTEFLPVSSSGHLSMFSKILNIDSNLSIFALLHLATLAAIIIFVWKELFEIIKGLFKFEKNYINLVLKIIVSTIPAAIFGLLFENKVESSISNLKIISFFFLVTSAALFISDKLKGKKNYFEITYTDALTIGLFQALAIFPGISRSGFTLFGALMIGLKRELALKYSFLISIPVILGAGILGVKNMSINTIYLTSALVAFIFGLFSLFILKKATISKNLKIFSIYCLFASILSFILGGI, from the coding sequence ATGGAGATAATTCTTGGAATCATACAAGGTCTTACCGAATTTTTACCCGTTTCAAGTTCTGGACACTTAAGTATGTTCTCAAAAATTCTAAACATAGATTCAAATTTATCTATTTTTGCACTTTTACATCTTGCAACATTAGCCGCAATTATAATTTTTGTATGGAAAGAATTATTTGAAATAATAAAAGGATTGTTTAAATTTGAAAAAAATTATATAAATCTTGTACTTAAAATTATTGTCTCTACAATACCTGCAGCAATTTTTGGTCTTTTATTTGAAAACAAAGTGGAATCTTCCATTTCAAATCTTAAAATTATCTCTTTCTTCTTTTTAGTAACGAGCGCCGCGCTTTTTATTTCCGACAAACTAAAGGGAAAGAAAAATTATTTTGAAATAACATATACCGATGCATTAACAATCGGTTTATTTCAGGCGTTGGCAATATTCCCAGGAATATCAAGAAGTGGATTCACACTATTTGGCGCATTAATGATAGGATTAAAAAGAGAATTAGCGTTAAAATATTCTTTTCTAATAAGTATTCCCGTAATATTAGGAGCTGGTATACTAGGTGTAAAAAACATGTCTATTAATACAATCTATTTAACCTCTGCGCTAGTTGCTTTCATATTCGGTTTATTTAGCTTATTTATACTTAAAAAAGCTACTATCTCAAAAAATCTTAAGATATTTTCCATATATTGTCTATTTGCATCTATTCTCTCATTTATATTAGGGGGGATTTAA
- the hutI gene encoding imidazolonepropionase — protein MFKIHADHLLTPTGNTPKKGKEMQELFEAFDVDVIIDHGKILDIKKHKSKSDYTINAKLVTPAFVDAHTHIPFYGKRANEFYMRARGKTYSQIFEKGGGIHSSVKMVRNATVDEIVKENIKYLNLLKQNGICAIEGKSGYGLEKVSEIKQLKAISILNEIQDVKVIPTFLGLHAIPKDSDKTEYIKNVKEWLDDIKSFTNTIDVFCDKGVFLPEDIEEFFNFAKERGFKLRFHADEIANVGATKLAVKLHAVSADHLLKIDEEEIALLSKSNTVATLMPGTSFYLGETFANARKIIDKGAAVALGSDFNPGSCPIFSPSFVMHLAIRFLKMEPEEILTAYTLNAAHVLGIENGKIEPGFQCDIALWNTNEFLDIPYMFDQNFLRGIIINGKVTMYEVF, from the coding sequence ATGTTCAAGATACATGCTGATCATCTTTTAACTCCAACGGGAAATACTCCAAAAAAAGGAAAAGAAATGCAAGAATTATTCGAGGCATTTGACGTAGATGTGATAATTGATCATGGGAAAATTTTGGACATAAAAAAGCACAAATCAAAATCTGATTATACAATTAATGCAAAACTTGTAACTCCCGCCTTTGTAGATGCACATACACACATTCCATTCTATGGAAAACGTGCAAATGAATTTTACATGAGAGCACGTGGGAAAACCTACTCTCAAATATTCGAAAAAGGTGGGGGAATTCACAGCAGCGTAAAGATGGTAAGAAACGCAACTGTAGATGAAATAGTAAAAGAAAACATTAAATATTTAAACCTCTTAAAACAAAACGGAATATGTGCAATTGAAGGGAAAAGTGGATACGGTCTTGAAAAAGTAAGTGAAATAAAACAGCTAAAAGCGATATCAATATTAAATGAAATACAGGATGTGAAAGTGATTCCAACATTTTTGGGGTTACATGCAATTCCAAAGGATAGTGATAAAACAGAATATATAAAAAATGTAAAAGAATGGCTAGATGATATCAAAAGTTTCACAAATACAATAGACGTATTTTGCGATAAAGGTGTGTTTCTACCGGAAGATATTGAGGAATTTTTTAATTTTGCCAAAGAAAGGGGATTTAAATTAAGATTCCATGCAGATGAAATAGCAAATGTCGGTGCAACAAAACTTGCGGTGAAGTTACATGCAGTCTCTGCAGATCATTTATTAAAAATAGATGAAGAAGAAATAGCTTTACTTTCAAAATCAAATACAGTTGCAACATTAATGCCAGGCACAAGTTTCTACCTTGGTGAAACATTTGCAAATGCAAGAAAAATCATTGATAAAGGTGCGGCAGTTGCTTTAGGCTCTGATTTTAATCCCGGTTCATGTCCAATCTTTTCACCATCGTTTGTTATGCATCTTGCCATAAGATTTTTAAAAATGGAACCAGAAGAAATCTTAACGGCTTACACCTTAAACGCTGCACATGTGCTTGGAATTGAAAATGGAAAAATAGAGCCAGGATTTCAATGTGATATTGCCCTTTGGAACACAAATGAATTTTTGGATATTCCCTATATGTTTGATCAAAACTTTCTAAGAGGTATTATAATCAACGGAAAGGTGACTATGTATGAAGTTTTTTAA
- a CDS encoding NusG domain II-containing protein: MKFFKRADIVLILIIVLFSVIFFPKVSKNSIFVVKVNGELYLKLTKPGAYKIKDNNGKVLSIVHFDGEKAWITDSTCPLKICEKTGKIDKGGKIICVPNKIVVESKEQELQTW, from the coding sequence ATGAAGTTTTTTAAACGTGCAGACATTGTTTTAATCCTTATAATAGTCCTTTTTTCCGTAATATTTTTTCCAAAAGTTAGTAAAAATTCCATTTTCGTGGTAAAAGTTAACGGAGAACTCTATTTAAAACTAACAAAACCCGGAGCATACAAAATAAAAGATAACAATGGAAAAGTCCTTTCAATTGTACACTTTGACGGCGAAAAAGCTTGGATAACAGATTCAACTTGTCCTTTAAAGATTTGCGAAAAAACTGGTAAAATAGACAAAGGAGGAAAAATAATTTGTGTTCCAAACAAGATAGTCGTAGAATCGAAAGAACAAGAATTACAAACCTGGTAA
- a CDS encoding Gx transporter family protein, whose amino-acid sequence MSISSVMFVIEKYIPYPVPAGKWGFSNFVILYTVLNIGFKGGVLVGTLKTLIGSIFTGTIFTPPFFMGFFGIIAAVTFQWLFSKLNFFGYIGISVIGMIANNFTQVLVGSIIIRSNSIFSFLPLMIGLGIISAIINAILAQKMEEIFNESNFGNNIS is encoded by the coding sequence GTGTCAATATCTTCCGTAATGTTTGTTATAGAAAAATACATTCCATATCCTGTACCTGCTGGAAAATGGGGGTTTTCCAATTTTGTAATATTATACACTGTATTAAACATTGGCTTTAAAGGTGGAGTGTTAGTAGGTACTTTAAAAACATTAATTGGAAGTATATTTACCGGAACAATATTTACCCCTCCTTTCTTTATGGGGTTTTTTGGTATAATCGCAGCTGTGACCTTTCAATGGTTATTTTCAAAATTAAATTTTTTTGGATACATTGGAATAAGCGTTATAGGTATGATTGCAAATAACTTTACACAAGTCTTAGTTGGAAGTATAATCATAAGGAGTAACTCTATATTTTCTTTTTTACCACTAATGATTGGACTTGGCATTATTTCTGCAATAATTAATGCCATCCTTGCACAAAAAATGGAGGAGATATTTAATGAATCTAATTTTGGCAACAACATCTCCTAG
- a CDS encoding Maf family protein: protein MNLILATTSPRRIDIFKMLNITFKVIPPNINENINEKNPEELVKKLSLIKAKSIKEKGIIIAADTIVYFNGKIFGKPKDYDEAYNMLKTLSANWHTVYTGVTILTENETITFCEKTNVKFKPLTDELIKYYINTSKPFDKAGAYGIQELGAILVEKIEGDFYNVMGFPISKVWDILWDRGIINASTGKTSGGWCGKTF, encoded by the coding sequence ATGAATCTAATTTTGGCAACAACATCTCCTAGAAGAATAGACATATTCAAAATGCTAAATATCACGTTCAAAGTGATACCACCAAATATAAACGAAAACATAAATGAAAAAAATCCAGAAGAATTGGTAAAAAAACTTTCACTCATTAAAGCAAAAAGTATTAAAGAAAAAGGTATAATAATTGCAGCAGATACAATTGTCTACTTTAATGGCAAAATTTTTGGAAAACCTAAAGATTACGATGAAGCATACAATATGCTTAAAACTCTTTCAGCAAATTGGCATACAGTATACACTGGAGTAACCATTCTAACAGAAAATGAAACAATCACATTTTGTGAAAAAACAAATGTGAAATTTAAACCTTTAACTGATGAATTGATAAAATACTATATAAATACGTCAAAGCCATTTGATAAAGCAGGTGCATATGGTATCCAAGAGCTTGGTGCTATACTTGTAGAAAAAATAGAGGGGGATTTTTACAACGTTATGGGATTTCCAATTTCAAAAGTCTGGGATATCTTGTGGGATAGGGGGATAATAAATGCTTCCACGGGAAAAACTTCTGGTGGATGGTGCGGAAAAACTTTCTAA
- the radC gene encoding RadC family protein, whose translation MLPREKLLVDGAEKLSNYELISILIRTGTKDKNVFELSKKLLEYFDNSLLKLSKASIEDLCNVKGLGKAKAATIFAAIELSKRLLNEERKGKTLNSPELVYEYCKDMKQYDQEVVRVIMLNSKLSEITSKDITIGLIDTSLAHPREIYREAIKNSAAYIILVHNHPSGDVKPSKNDKDLTFKIKEAGEIIGIKLLDHIIVGNGFYSFKKNKLL comes from the coding sequence ATGCTTCCACGGGAAAAACTTCTGGTGGATGGTGCGGAAAAACTTTCTAATTATGAACTAATATCCATTCTAATTAGAACTGGAACAAAAGATAAAAACGTATTTGAACTTTCAAAAAAATTACTCGAATATTTTGACAACAGTCTTCTAAAATTAAGCAAAGCAAGTATAGAAGATTTATGTAATGTAAAAGGACTTGGCAAGGCAAAAGCTGCTACAATATTTGCAGCAATCGAACTCTCAAAAAGACTTTTAAATGAAGAAAGAAAAGGAAAAACATTAAATTCACCTGAATTAGTATACGAATATTGCAAAGATATGAAACAATACGATCAAGAAGTGGTAAGGGTAATAATGCTCAACTCTAAACTTTCAGAAATTACTTCAAAAGATATAACAATCGGACTTATAGACACAAGTCTTGCACATCCCAGGGAAATTTATAGAGAAGCTATTAAAAACTCCGCAGCATACATCATTCTAGTACACAACCACCCATCTGGAGATGTAAAGCCAAGTAAAAATGACAAAGATTTAACTTTTAAAATTAAGGAAGCAGGGGAAATAATAGGTATAAAGTTGCTTGACCATATAATTGTTGGAAATGGATTTTACAGTTTTAAAAAAAATAAATTACTTTAA